In Streptomyces sp. SID8374, one genomic interval encodes:
- a CDS encoding DUF6126 family protein, whose product MSEKGSDTGSDSESWKARGVALRVFVYIFATHLFAGFIWILFYVGGHADK is encoded by the coding sequence ATGAGCGAAAAGGGCAGCGACACCGGCAGCGACAGCGAGAGCTGGAAGGCGCGGGGCGTCGCCCTGCGCGTCTTCGTCTACATTTTCGCGACGCACCTCTTCGCGGGCTTCATCTGGATCCTCTTCTACGTGGGCGGGCACGCGGACAAATAG
- a CDS encoding ATP-binding cassette domain-containing protein yields the protein MSTELAIETTGLVKVFGENRAVDGVDLAVPTGTVYGVLGPNGAGKTTTVRMLATLLRPDDGTARVFGKDVVKEADAVRSRVSLTGQYASVDEDLTGNENLILLARLLGHSKPAARDRAAQLLEGFGLSEAAGKQVKNYSGGMRRRIDIAASILNTPDLLFLDEPTTGLDPRSRNQVWDIVRAVVAHGTTVLLTTQYLDEADQLASRIAVIDHGRVIAEGTKGELKASVGSGTVHLRLRDAAQRPEAERVLSLELDATVQLDADPVALTARVDAHGSDRGAAEQAARALAELARSGITVDNFSLGQPSLDEVFLALTDKKGVAA from the coding sequence ATGAGCACTGAACTGGCCATCGAGACCACGGGGCTGGTGAAGGTCTTCGGCGAGAACCGCGCGGTGGACGGCGTCGACCTCGCGGTCCCGACCGGCACCGTCTACGGGGTCCTCGGACCCAACGGCGCCGGGAAGACCACCACCGTCCGGATGCTCGCGACGCTGCTGCGCCCGGACGACGGAACGGCCCGGGTGTTCGGCAAGGACGTGGTGAAGGAAGCCGACGCGGTCCGCAGCCGGGTCAGTCTCACCGGGCAGTACGCCTCGGTCGACGAGGACCTGACCGGCAACGAGAACCTCATCCTGCTCGCCCGGCTCCTGGGCCACTCCAAGCCGGCGGCCCGCGACCGGGCCGCCCAGCTGCTCGAAGGGTTCGGGCTGAGCGAGGCGGCCGGCAAGCAGGTGAAGAACTACTCGGGAGGCATGCGGCGCCGCATCGACATCGCCGCCTCCATCCTCAACACCCCCGACCTGCTCTTCCTGGACGAGCCGACCACCGGACTCGACCCGCGCAGCCGCAACCAGGTGTGGGACATCGTGCGCGCGGTCGTCGCCCACGGCACCACGGTCCTGCTGACGACGCAGTATCTCGACGAGGCCGACCAGCTGGCCTCCCGGATCGCCGTGATCGACCACGGCCGGGTGATCGCCGAGGGCACCAAGGGCGAGCTCAAGGCCTCCGTCGGCTCCGGCACCGTCCACCTGCGGCTGCGCGACGCCGCCCAGCGGCCCGAGGCCGAGCGGGTGCTGTCGCTCGAACTCGACGCCACGGTCCAGCTGGACGCGGACCCGGTGGCGCTGACCGCCCGGGTCGACGCGCACGGCTCCGACCGGGGTGCGGCGGAACAGGCGGCACGGGCCCTGGCCGAGCTGGCCCGGTCCGGCATCACGGTCGACAACTTCTCGCTGGGACAGCCCAGCCTCGACGAGGTCTTCCTCGCCCTCACGGACAAGAAGGGAGTGGCGGCATGA
- a CDS encoding FMN reductase, with protein sequence MFATTPLRIVAVSAGLSQPSSTRLLADRLAAAARERLAAEQDRNVEVQVVEVRDLAVDIANHLVSGFPSARLREAIDAVTEADGLIAVTPVFTASYSGLFKSFFDLIDHTALTGKPVVIAATGGTARHSLVLEHALRPLFAYLRAVTVPTSVYAASEDWGSSGDEYTEGLPSRIRRAGGELASAVLGRTVSGASRTPGLDDGEDAVVPFEQQLADLRLD encoded by the coding sequence ATGTTCGCCACCACTCCCCTGCGCATCGTGGCCGTCTCGGCCGGGCTCAGCCAGCCGTCCTCCACCCGGCTGCTGGCCGACCGGCTGGCCGCCGCCGCCCGCGAGCGCCTCGCGGCCGAGCAGGACCGGAACGTCGAGGTCCAGGTCGTCGAAGTCCGCGACCTCGCCGTGGACATCGCCAACCACCTGGTCAGCGGGTTCCCGTCGGCCAGGCTGCGGGAGGCGATCGACGCGGTGACCGAGGCGGACGGGCTGATCGCCGTGACACCGGTGTTCACCGCCTCGTACAGCGGTCTGTTCAAGTCGTTCTTCGACCTGATCGACCACACCGCGCTGACCGGCAAGCCCGTCGTGATCGCCGCGACGGGCGGCACGGCCCGCCACTCGCTGGTCCTGGAGCACGCGCTGCGCCCGCTCTTCGCCTATCTGCGGGCCGTCACCGTACCGACGTCCGTCTACGCCGCCTCCGAGGACTGGGGCTCCTCCGGCGACGAGTACACCGAGGGGCTGCCGTCCCGGATCCGCCGCGCCGGTGGCGAGCTGGCCTCGGCCGTGCTGGGCCGCACGGTCTCCGGGGCCTCCCGGACGCCGGGCCTGGACGACGGGGAGGACGCGGTCGTCCCCTTCGAGCAGCAGCTCGCCGACCTGCGGCTGGACTGA
- the trpS gene encoding tryptophan--tRNA ligase, with protein MTATAPTAVTTAVTTAATTAVTTAPAELRSADLEHRIAQDPGRFRVLTGDRPTGPLHLGHYFGTLRNRVRLQDLGVDVMILIPDYQVLTDRDTAERLGKYTDGLLLDYLALGIDPARSTVFNHSAVPALNQLLLPFLSLVSVAELSRNPTVKDEIAHSRQSAVSGLMLTYPVHQAADILSCKGNVVPVGQDQLPHLELTRTIARRFNERYGNLFPEPDALLSAAPLLLGTDGTKMSKSRANSVPLGATADETARLIRGATTDADRHITYDPDTRPGVSSLVLLAALCLERDPHEVAAEIGDGGAAALKRTVTDAVNTHLAPHRARRAEYAADLTYVRSVLRTGNERANALAEATLEEVREAMGTFR; from the coding sequence ATGACCGCGACCGCACCCACGGCCGTAACCACCGCCGTCACCACCGCCGCAACCACGGCCGTCACCACCGCCCCCGCCGAGCTCCGCAGCGCCGACCTGGAGCACCGCATCGCCCAGGACCCCGGCCGCTTCCGGGTCCTCACCGGCGACCGCCCCACCGGCCCCCTCCACCTCGGCCACTACTTCGGCACCCTGCGCAACCGGGTCCGCCTCCAGGACCTCGGCGTCGACGTCATGATCCTCATCCCCGACTACCAGGTCCTCACCGACCGGGACACCGCCGAGCGGCTGGGGAAGTACACCGACGGGCTCCTCCTGGACTACCTGGCCCTCGGCATCGACCCCGCCCGGTCCACCGTCTTCAACCACAGCGCCGTCCCCGCGCTCAACCAGCTCCTGCTGCCCTTCCTGAGCCTCGTCTCGGTCGCCGAGCTGAGCCGGAACCCCACGGTCAAGGACGAGATCGCGCACTCCCGGCAGTCGGCGGTCAGCGGGCTGATGCTCACCTACCCGGTCCACCAGGCGGCCGACATCCTCTCCTGCAAGGGCAACGTGGTCCCGGTCGGCCAGGACCAGCTGCCCCACCTCGAACTCACCCGGACCATCGCCCGCCGCTTCAACGAGCGGTACGGGAACCTCTTCCCGGAACCCGACGCCCTGCTCTCCGCCGCGCCCCTCCTCCTCGGCACCGACGGCACCAAGATGAGCAAGAGCCGCGCCAACTCCGTCCCCCTCGGCGCCACCGCCGACGAGACGGCCCGCCTGATCAGGGGCGCGACCACGGACGCCGACCGGCACATCACCTACGACCCCGACACCCGCCCCGGCGTCTCCTCCCTCGTCCTGCTGGCCGCGCTCTGCCTGGAGCGGGACCCGCACGAGGTCGCGGCGGAGATCGGCGACGGCGGGGCGGCCGCCCTCAAGCGGACGGTGACCGACGCGGTCAACACCCACCTGGCGCCCCACCGTGCCCGGCGGGCGGAGTACGCGGCGGACCTCACGTACGTACGGTCCGTCCTGCGCACCGGCAACGAGCGGGCCAACGCGCTCGCGGAAGCCACCCTGGAGGAGGTGCGCGAGGCGATGGGCACGTTCCGGTAG
- a CDS encoding universal stress protein has translation MGRIVVGVDGSDPSIKALHWAVRQAELTGDTVEAVNSWEYPATSWASMMPGLPADFDPQELATVSLNEALEEALGAEGAAAVSKIVVIGNPAQSLLDRAKGANLLVVGARGRSGLKATLLGSVSLHVAQHAPCPVTVVRD, from the coding sequence ATGGGCAGGATCGTCGTGGGTGTGGACGGGTCCGATCCTTCGATCAAGGCACTGCACTGGGCCGTACGCCAGGCCGAGCTGACCGGTGACACCGTGGAGGCCGTGAACAGCTGGGAGTACCCCGCGACCAGCTGGGCCTCGATGATGCCGGGCCTGCCGGCGGACTTCGACCCGCAGGAGCTGGCCACCGTCTCCCTCAACGAGGCGCTGGAGGAGGCACTCGGCGCCGAAGGAGCGGCCGCGGTCAGCAAGATCGTGGTCATCGGCAACCCGGCCCAGTCCCTGCTGGACCGGGCCAAGGGCGCCAACCTGCTCGTCGTGGGCGCCCGTGGCCGCAGCGGTCTCAAGGCGACGCTGCTCGGCTCGGTCAGCCTCCATGTCGCGCAGCACGCGCCGTGCCCGGTGACGGTGGTACGCGACTGA
- a CDS encoding NAD(P)H-dependent oxidoreductase, with amino-acid sequence MSDATDGRDTETDGSGTGKDDGETGKTGDGGDPLRVAVIIGSTREGRIGDAVGRWFVERARVRGELDLVVLDLAEFDFPVHYPERATEQMTEFAGAIGEAEAFVVVTPEYNRSFPASLKQAIDFAYDEWQTKPVGFVSYGHGSSGLYAVEQLRSVFTELHTVTLRNGVALDFLHTTLEDHAGACARDRAVRLMLDQLGWWGRALRQARAVRPYVS; translated from the coding sequence ATGTCGGACGCGACGGACGGCAGGGACACCGAGACGGACGGCAGCGGGACCGGGAAGGACGACGGGGAGACCGGGAAGACCGGGGACGGCGGGGATCCGCTGCGGGTCGCGGTGATCATCGGCAGCACGCGCGAAGGGCGCATCGGCGACGCAGTCGGCCGATGGTTCGTGGAGCGGGCTCGGGTACGGGGCGAGCTCGACCTCGTCGTGCTGGATCTCGCGGAGTTCGACTTCCCCGTGCACTACCCGGAGCGGGCGACGGAGCAGATGACGGAGTTCGCGGGGGCGATCGGGGAGGCCGAGGCCTTCGTCGTGGTCACCCCGGAGTACAACCGCTCCTTCCCGGCCTCCCTCAAGCAGGCCATCGACTTCGCGTACGACGAATGGCAGACCAAGCCGGTCGGCTTCGTGAGCTACGGCCACGGCTCGTCCGGGCTGTACGCGGTGGAGCAGCTGCGCTCGGTCTTCACGGAGCTGCACACGGTGACCCTGCGCAACGGGGTGGCCCTCGACTTCCTGCACACGACGCTGGAGGACCACGCGGGCGCCTGTGCGCGGGACCGGGCGGTGCGGCTGATGCTGGACCAGCTCGGCTGGTGGGGCCGGGCCCTGCGCCAGGCGCGGGCGGTCCGCCCCTACGTCTCCTGA
- a CDS encoding ABC transporter permease has protein sequence MSTATTKTELEDVALAPPDKERLSALLVGLDRPPRPSALSASLTFGWRAMLKIKHVPEQLFDVTAFPIMLVLMYTYLFGGALAGSTQQYIQFLLPGILVMSVVMITMYTGVSVNTDITKGVFDRFRTLPIWRPAPMVGYLLGDVLRYVLASVVMLTVGMIIGFRPGGGVLGMLAGVALLLVFAFAFSWIWTMFGLLLRTEKSVMGVSMMVIFPLTFLSNVFVDPKTMPGWLQAFVNNSPITHLATAVRELMAGNWPASDIAWSLGWAGAIMAVFGVVTMRLYNRK, from the coding sequence ATGAGCACCGCGACCACCAAGACGGAGCTGGAAGACGTCGCACTCGCCCCGCCGGACAAGGAGCGGCTCTCGGCTCTCCTGGTCGGCCTGGACCGCCCGCCGAGGCCCAGCGCGCTGTCGGCCTCCCTCACCTTCGGCTGGCGCGCCATGCTGAAGATCAAGCATGTGCCGGAGCAGCTCTTCGATGTGACGGCTTTCCCGATCATGCTGGTCCTGATGTACACGTACCTCTTCGGAGGGGCGCTGGCCGGCTCCACACAGCAGTACATCCAGTTCCTGCTGCCCGGCATCCTGGTGATGAGCGTCGTGATGATCACGATGTACACCGGCGTCTCGGTCAACACCGACATCACCAAGGGCGTCTTCGACCGGTTCCGTACGCTGCCGATCTGGCGGCCCGCGCCGATGGTCGGCTATCTGCTCGGTGACGTCCTGCGCTATGTGCTGGCCTCGGTGGTGATGCTGACGGTCGGCATGATCATCGGCTTCCGGCCGGGCGGCGGGGTGCTGGGGATGCTGGCGGGGGTGGCCCTGCTGTTGGTCTTCGCGTTCGCGTTCTCGTGGATCTGGACCATGTTCGGGCTGCTGCTGCGCACCGAGAAGTCGGTGATGGGCGTCAGCATGATGGTGATCTTCCCGCTCACCTTCCTCAGCAACGTCTTCGTCGACCCGAAGACGATGCCGGGCTGGTTGCAGGCCTTCGTGAACAACAGCCCGATCACCCACCTGGCCACGGCGGTACGCGAGCTGATGGCGGGCAACTGGCCCGCATCCGACATCGCCTGGTCGCTGGGGTGGGCCGGAGCGATCATGGCCGTGTTCGGTGTCGTGACGATGAGGCTCTACAACCGGAAGTGA
- a CDS encoding AAA family ATPase: MTPALFGRDHPAGILRSEIVRATESHGGLVLVTGEAGIGKTTLVTDAAHEARRRGALVVGGSCWDSDSTPGYWPWVQVLRGLRRSATAAQWAAAQEAADGRLGVLLGDAAGGGAAAGSGAGDGEGGAAGASVTAGAPGATGAAGASSDGPEAFGLYDAVTTALVTVSQSRPLVVVLDDLHSADPASLRLLEFAAQHAWFERLLLIGTYRDVEVEAPGHPLQQLILPLVSRASATLTLTGLGRDEVGALMAVTTGREPEPRLVDEVHRRTGGNPFFVEQTARLWHSGSPVSTIPPGVREAVRQRLSLLPEAVVSLLTAAAVLGREFRRQVLAVVHGSPVPQVERLLESAIVARVVVPRPSGGYAFAHDLLRETLYASLGDADARRRHAAAVRALDAHGGLDDAVRPGDLARHAHLAGGELERDRRIDLLLAAARDASGRLADEEAIGHYRRALAVASGEPGPEAGGAPGGPPSGSGPGEGGRGSGPGEGHLGPGPGSDRRRTALICLDLGEQLRHAGEAAEAGRLLDRAVDLARELDDPELLARVAITLYRRGTLGDGEAFMVAFLGEAHRKVTGKDGQDSLSADRLAQELAIHIMALARDGSDDEALAFSLWARHDSVWGLGSAVERLGLTDEMAVVGRRTQNLDMELHATSMRWVALLELGDPAFIDQYRRFIRAAERSELPRFALAVAVDGSLIASLQGRFTEAADALSGEELGLEGEDHEAIGFMGCHLHWSLHLLRGRFAEAEKILAALPGARYPYPGLLEALTAVEQGDAAPALRLIAEQSDRAAPYPRAFMPLWLRLLAQTAATTGDRRLITRAEDELTPYTGQWVVSLYGCDIGGPVDLWLGMLAAARDDRDAAVAALTEAAASADRLGARPWAVRARLHLARSLLARAEPGDTGRARALLAEVEREAGELGLHHLASERPALRALSPATDRSPAPAPVDPAPDAEFRRDGSVWQLRWDGRTVHVPDAKGLRDLHSLLGLPGADVPAVELLAPEGGNVVVAAGRMGGDPVLDEEAKRRYKEHLDRLDAEIDRAAARDDTRQVEAYDRERQALLDQLRTAAGLGGRTRRLDDRTERARKTVTARIRDTLRKLDSLHPELAAHLRESVTTGTTCAYRPGQAPDWRL, encoded by the coding sequence ATGACCCCTGCTCTGTTCGGGCGCGACCACCCCGCAGGCATCCTCCGCTCGGAGATCGTCCGGGCCACGGAGAGCCACGGCGGGCTCGTGCTGGTCACGGGCGAGGCCGGGATCGGGAAGACCACCCTCGTCACCGACGCCGCCCACGAGGCGCGGCGGCGCGGGGCGCTGGTGGTCGGCGGTTCCTGCTGGGACTCCGACAGCACTCCTGGCTACTGGCCCTGGGTGCAGGTGCTGCGCGGCCTGCGCCGCTCGGCCACGGCGGCCCAGTGGGCGGCAGCCCAGGAGGCGGCGGACGGGCGGCTCGGCGTCCTCCTGGGGGACGCGGCGGGCGGGGGCGCGGCCGCGGGATCGGGCGCGGGGGACGGGGAAGGCGGGGCGGCAGGTGCCTCTGTTACGGCCGGGGCTCCTGGTGCGACCGGGGCGGCCGGGGCCTCGTCCGACGGGCCCGAGGCCTTCGGGCTGTACGACGCGGTGACCACGGCCCTCGTCACCGTCTCCCAGAGCCGCCCGCTGGTGGTGGTCCTGGACGACCTCCACAGCGCCGACCCCGCCTCGCTCCGCCTGCTCGAATTCGCCGCCCAGCACGCCTGGTTCGAGCGGCTGCTGCTCATCGGCACCTACCGGGACGTCGAGGTGGAGGCCCCCGGCCACCCGCTCCAGCAGCTGATCCTGCCCCTCGTCTCGCGCGCCTCGGCCACCCTCACGCTGACCGGCCTCGGCCGCGACGAGGTGGGCGCGCTGATGGCCGTGACGACGGGCCGCGAGCCCGAGCCGCGGCTGGTCGACGAGGTCCACCGGCGCACCGGCGGCAACCCGTTCTTCGTGGAGCAGACGGCCCGGCTCTGGCACAGCGGCAGCCCCGTCTCCACCATCCCACCCGGGGTGCGGGAGGCGGTCCGGCAGCGGCTGAGCCTGCTGCCGGAGGCGGTCGTCTCGCTGCTGACCGCCGCCGCCGTGCTCGGCCGGGAGTTCCGCCGCCAGGTGCTGGCCGTGGTGCACGGCTCCCCCGTCCCCCAGGTGGAGCGGCTGCTGGAGTCGGCGATCGTCGCCCGGGTCGTCGTCCCGCGCCCCTCCGGGGGGTACGCCTTCGCCCACGACCTGCTCCGCGAGACGCTGTACGCCTCGCTCGGGGACGCGGACGCCCGCCGCCGCCATGCCGCCGCCGTACGGGCGCTGGACGCGCACGGCGGGCTGGACGACGCGGTGCGGCCCGGGGACCTCGCCCGCCACGCCCACCTCGCCGGGGGAGAGCTGGAGCGCGACCGCCGGATCGACCTGCTGCTCGCCGCCGCCCGGGACGCCTCGGGGCGCCTCGCCGACGAGGAGGCCATCGGCCACTACCGCCGGGCCCTCGCGGTGGCGTCGGGCGAGCCGGGCCCGGAAGCGGGGGGTGCACCGGGCGGTCCCCCGTCGGGGAGCGGGCCGGGCGAGGGGGGGCGGGGGAGCGGGCCGGGCGAGGGGCACCTTGGGCCGGGGCCAGGGTCCGATCGGCGTCGGACCGCGCTCATCTGCCTCGACCTCGGCGAGCAGCTGCGGCACGCCGGGGAGGCCGCCGAGGCGGGCCGCCTGCTGGACCGGGCGGTCGACCTGGCCCGGGAGCTGGACGATCCCGAGCTGCTGGCCCGGGTCGCGATCACCCTGTACCGCCGGGGCACGCTGGGCGACGGTGAGGCCTTCATGGTGGCGTTCCTGGGCGAGGCGCACCGCAAGGTCACCGGCAAGGACGGGCAGGACAGCCTCTCCGCCGACCGGCTCGCGCAGGAGTTGGCCATCCACATCATGGCCCTCGCCCGCGACGGCTCGGACGACGAGGCCCTCGCGTTCTCGCTCTGGGCGCGCCACGACTCCGTATGGGGTCTGGGCTCGGCGGTGGAGCGGCTCGGGCTGACCGACGAGATGGCCGTCGTCGGCCGGCGCACCCAGAACCTGGACATGGAGCTGCACGCCACCTCGATGCGGTGGGTGGCCCTGCTGGAGCTCGGCGACCCGGCCTTCATCGACCAGTACCGCAGGTTCATCCGGGCCGCAGAGCGCTCGGAGCTGCCCCGGTTCGCCTTGGCCGTCGCCGTCGACGGCAGCCTGATCGCCTCGCTCCAGGGCCGGTTCACCGAGGCCGCCGATGCGCTCAGCGGTGAGGAGCTCGGCCTGGAGGGCGAGGACCACGAGGCGATCGGTTTCATGGGGTGCCATCTGCACTGGTCCCTGCATCTGCTGCGCGGACGGTTCGCGGAGGCGGAGAAGATCCTCGCCGCGCTGCCGGGCGCCCGGTATCCGTACCCCGGGCTGCTGGAGGCGCTCACCGCCGTGGAGCAGGGCGACGCGGCCCCGGCCCTCCGCCTGATCGCCGAGCAGTCGGACCGCGCGGCCCCCTATCCGCGGGCGTTCATGCCGCTCTGGCTCCGACTGCTGGCCCAGACGGCCGCCACCACCGGCGACCGGCGCCTGATCACCCGCGCCGAGGACGAGCTCACGCCCTACACCGGCCAGTGGGTCGTCTCGCTGTACGGGTGCGACATCGGCGGCCCCGTCGACCTCTGGCTCGGCATGCTCGCCGCCGCACGGGACGACCGGGACGCGGCGGTGGCCGCGCTCACCGAGGCCGCCGCCTCCGCGGACCGCCTCGGCGCCCGCCCCTGGGCCGTACGCGCCCGCCTGCACCTGGCCCGCTCCCTCCTCGCCCGCGCCGAGCCGGGCGACACCGGCCGGGCCCGCGCGCTGCTGGCCGAAGTGGAGCGGGAGGCAGGCGAGTTGGGCCTGCACCACCTGGCCTCCGAACGCCCCGCCCTCCGCGCACTCTCGCCGGCCACCGACCGCTCCCCCGCTCCCGCACCCGTTGACCCCGCGCCCGACGCCGAGTTCCGCCGCGACGGTTCCGTATGGCAGCTGCGCTGGGACGGGCGGACCGTGCATGTCCCCGACGCGAAGGGGCTGCGGGACCTGCACAGCCTGCTGGGGCTGCCCGGGGCCGACGTCCCGGCCGTGGAGCTGCTCGCCCCCGAGGGCGGCAACGTCGTGGTCGCCGCCGGCCGGATGGGCGGCGACCCGGTCCTCGACGAGGAGGCCAAGCGCCGGTACAAGGAGCACCTGGACCGGCTGGACGCCGAGATAGACCGCGCCGCGGCACGGGACGACACCCGGCAGGTCGAGGCGTACGACCGGGAGCGGCAGGCCCTCCTGGACCAGCTGCGCACCGCGGCGGGCCTCGGTGGCCGGACCCGCCGCCTGGACGACCGGACCGAGCGGGCCCGTAAGACGGTCACCGCCCGGATCCGCGACACCCTGCGCAAGCTGGACTCCCTCCACCCCGAACTGGCGGCGCACCTAAGGGAGTCCGTGACCACCGGAACCACCTGCGCCTACCGCCCGGGCCAGGCGCCGGACTGGCGCCTGTGA
- a CDS encoding LLM class flavin-dependent oxidoreductase: MQFGIFTVGDVTTDPTTGRTPTENERIKATLAIAQKAEEVGLDVFATGEHHNPPFVPSSPTTTLGYIAARTENLILSTSTTLITTNDPVKIAEDYATLQHLADGRVDLMMGRGNTGPVYPWFGKDIRQGIPMAIENYALLHKLWREEVVDWEGKFRTPLQSFTATPRPLDGVPPFVWHGSIRSPEIAEQAAYYGDGFFHNNIFWPMEHTKKMVDLYRRRYAHYGHGTAEQAIVGLGGQVFMRKNSQDAVREFRPYFDNAPVYGHGPSLEDFTRETPLTVGSPQEVIERTLTFRDAVGDYQRQLFLMDHAGLPLKTVLEQLDILGEEVVPVLRKEFANLRPAGVPESAPVHPAVAAARAAGKGA, translated from the coding sequence ATGCAGTTCGGGATCTTCACCGTCGGAGACGTCACCACCGACCCGACCACCGGCCGGACGCCGACCGAGAACGAGCGGATCAAGGCGACCCTGGCCATCGCGCAGAAGGCCGAGGAGGTCGGTCTGGACGTCTTCGCGACCGGCGAGCACCACAACCCGCCGTTCGTCCCGTCCTCCCCGACGACGACACTCGGCTACATCGCGGCCCGCACCGAGAACCTGATCCTGTCCACGTCCACCACCCTGATCACCACCAACGACCCGGTGAAGATCGCCGAGGACTACGCCACCCTCCAGCACCTCGCGGACGGCCGCGTCGACCTGATGATGGGCCGCGGCAACACCGGACCGGTCTACCCCTGGTTCGGCAAGGACATCCGCCAGGGCATCCCCATGGCCATCGAGAACTACGCCCTGCTGCACAAGCTGTGGCGCGAGGAGGTCGTGGACTGGGAGGGCAAGTTCCGTACGCCGCTCCAGTCCTTCACCGCGACCCCGCGCCCGCTGGACGGCGTCCCGCCGTTCGTCTGGCACGGCTCCATCCGCTCCCCGGAGATCGCGGAACAGGCCGCCTACTACGGTGACGGGTTCTTCCACAACAACATCTTCTGGCCCATGGAGCACACCAAGAAGATGGTGGACCTCTACAGGCGCCGTTACGCCCACTACGGTCACGGCACCGCCGAACAGGCCATCGTCGGGCTCGGCGGCCAGGTGTTCATGCGGAAGAACTCGCAGGACGCGGTACGGGAGTTCCGCCCGTACTTCGACAACGCGCCGGTCTACGGCCACGGCCCGTCCCTGGAGGACTTCACCCGCGAGACCCCGCTGACGGTGGGCTCCCCGCAGGAGGTCATCGAGCGGACGCTGACGTTCCGGGACGCGGTCGGCGACTACCAGCGGCAGCTGTTCCTGATGGACCACGCGGGGCTCCCGCTGAAGACGGTCCTGGAGCAGCTGGACATCCTCGGCGAGGAGGTCGTGCCCGTGCTGCGCAAGGAGTTCGCCAACCTGCGGCCGGCCGGTGTGCCGGAATCCGCGCCCGTCCACCCGGCGGTCGCCGCCGCCCGAGCTGCTGGAAAGGGGGCTTGA